One window from the genome of Chroococcidiopsis sp. TS-821 encodes:
- a CDS encoding glycosyltransferase family 2 protein: protein MKKVSVIIPIYQVEKYIEKTINSVLAQTYQNFEVIVVDDGSRDRSREICQQFADARVKIITQENGGPSKALNTGIRYAQGEYLAFLDGDDLWLPEKLAKHIAHLESSVDVGVSFSPSAFIDDTGQLLGSYQKPKLKNITVSDLLCSNPLGNGSSAVFRRETLEAIKFQDEFANSSESCYFEERNRASQDNEIILRIGLLTSWKIEGIPEVLTLYRVKPGGISANFLRTIEVWDEVLARSRHLAPEIIAKWENKSKAYQLSITARTAVRMQSGAVAVTLLNKSLLTYWHILIEEPQRILLTYIAAYSLWLLPLPLNRLLEKLALQIVRTPQAPVLQDYSGQ from the coding sequence ATGAAAAAAGTTTCAGTAATCATTCCAATTTATCAAGTAGAAAAATATATAGAAAAAACAATAAATTCTGTTCTTGCACAAACTTATCAGAATTTTGAAGTTATCGTCGTTGATGATGGCTCGCGCGATCGCAGCCGAGAAATTTGTCAGCAGTTTGCGGACGCACGAGTAAAAATTATTACTCAAGAAAATGGAGGACCATCCAAAGCACTTAATACTGGTATTCGTTATGCTCAGGGAGAGTATTTGGCTTTTCTTGATGGAGACGATCTGTGGCTACCAGAAAAACTTGCTAAGCATATTGCTCACTTAGAAAGCTCTGTGGATGTTGGAGTTAGTTTTAGCCCTTCAGCTTTCATTGATGACACTGGGCAACTTCTAGGGAGCTATCAAAAGCCAAAACTCAAAAATATTACAGTATCTGATTTATTATGTAGTAATCCCCTGGGTAATGGCTCGTCCGCAGTATTTCGCCGCGAAACCTTAGAAGCCATCAAATTTCAAGACGAATTTGCTAATTCTTCAGAAAGCTGTTATTTTGAGGAACGTAACCGCGCATCGCAAGATAATGAAATCATACTGCGGATTGGACTTTTAACTTCTTGGAAAATTGAAGGTATACCTGAAGTGCTAACCCTTTATCGGGTGAAACCTGGGGGAATTTCTGCGAACTTTCTGCGAACTATTGAAGTTTGGGATGAAGTTCTCGCGCGATCGCGCCATCTCGCACCAGAAATCATCGCTAAATGGGAAAACAAATCCAAGGCATATCAGCTTAGCATCACAGCACGTACAGCAGTGCGGATGCAATCAGGTGCTGTAGCAGTAACATTACTGAACAAATCATTACTAACTTACTGGCACATACTTATTGAGGAGCCACAACGTATTCTTTTAACATACATAGCTGCCTACTCACTTTGGCTCCTTCCTTTGCCATTAAATCGCCTGCTAGAAAAGCTAGCTTTACAAATAGTCAGAACTCCCCAAGCGCCTGTACTTCAAGATTATTCGGGTCAGTAG
- a CDS encoding glycoside hydrolase family 5 protein, whose protein sequence is MKEERFTRLTQGINLSHWFAQAPLTHKNFQTRVTAQDIQRIKKMGFRHVRLPIDPNVLFNEKQPEKLNQENLEYLDRALDTILAEKLGVIVDLHPQARFKQRLYRDVNFVNNVAKFWKSLAQHLSTRDPELVFLEVLNEPDVKDPKVWYKIQPQLLAAMRSGAPFHTLIASSNLRVGRNWDNIAALQLLSPVKDPNVVYNFHFYTPRPFVSQGATWGWNMLRYFHNVPYPSNPKLVAAILPQIKNETARKRLREYGKQRWNAQKLEELISSAAAWAKEHQVRLTCNEFGVYRRVAPPDDRNTWIRDVRSLLEKYNIGWSMWDYNHGFGVMKRVNGQSVPDLGTLQALFA, encoded by the coding sequence GTGAAGGAGGAGCGCTTTACACGCCTCACCCAAGGTATTAATCTTTCACATTGGTTTGCTCAAGCTCCTTTAACGCATAAAAATTTTCAAACTCGTGTCACAGCTCAAGATATCCAGCGTATTAAAAAGATGGGATTTAGACACGTGCGTTTGCCGATAGATCCTAATGTTTTGTTCAATGAAAAGCAACCAGAAAAACTCAATCAAGAAAATTTAGAGTACCTTGATAGAGCATTAGATACAATCCTGGCAGAAAAACTTGGTGTCATTGTCGATCTTCATCCACAAGCTCGATTTAAGCAACGCCTCTATCGTGATGTTAATTTTGTCAATAATGTAGCCAAATTTTGGAAATCTCTAGCGCAGCATTTGAGTACTAGAGATCCAGAGCTTGTTTTTCTAGAAGTACTCAATGAACCAGATGTTAAAGATCCCAAAGTCTGGTATAAAATTCAACCGCAATTACTTGCTGCAATGCGCTCTGGTGCGCCCTTCCATACTTTAATTGCTAGTAGTAATCTTCGCGTAGGTAGAAATTGGGATAATATTGCAGCTTTGCAGCTTTTGTCTCCAGTTAAAGATCCCAACGTCGTTTATAACTTTCACTTTTACACGCCAAGACCATTTGTGAGCCAAGGCGCGACTTGGGGATGGAATATGTTGCGATATTTTCATAATGTTCCTTACCCTTCAAATCCAAAGTTAGTCGCGGCAATTTTGCCACAAATTAAGAATGAAACGGCAAGAAAGCGCTTGCGAGAATATGGTAAACAACGGTGGAATGCTCAAAAGCTTGAAGAACTTATTAGTAGTGCTGCTGCTTGGGCAAAAGAACATCAAGTGCGCTTAACTTGCAATGAATTTGGTGTTTATCGCAGAGTTGCGCCTCCAGACGATCGCAATACATGGATTCGGGATGTGCGATCGCTTCTAGAGAAATACAATATTGGTTGGTCTATGTGGGATTACAATCACGGCTTTGGCGTGATGAAACGAGTTAACGGACAGTCTGTTCCTGACTTAGGTACTTTACAAGCGTTGTTTGCTTAG
- a CDS encoding glycosyltransferase family A protein, protein MPKISVIVPVYNGEKTILQTIKSVQQQTFFNFELIVINDGSTDSTLEQLASIREPRMKVLSYENRGLPEARNRGIANATGDFITFIDADDLWTPDKLELQLAVLQQHPEADAVYSWTLYLNEEGTAFHQGEQLYFQGNVLPQLLLSNFIASGSNIMIRKQAIASIGYFDPALRSCEDWDYWLRLAAKCAFAVVPKYQIIYRQSTTAMSSKVEVMEKHLLTVCERGFRLAPLELQVLKNQSLANIYEFLAHLCLSYIAGSNGAKQAYQKLRQAIRLHPSLLLTKKTQVLLIKICLLLLVSPKFSEFILQEIKMLRAKKLDFINTFT, encoded by the coding sequence ATGCCTAAAATATCTGTTATTGTTCCTGTTTATAATGGTGAAAAAACTATATTACAAACTATTAAATCAGTTCAGCAACAAACATTTTTCAATTTTGAACTGATCGTCATTAACGACGGTTCAACTGATTCTACACTAGAGCAACTAGCCAGTATACGCGAACCGCGCATGAAAGTGTTGTCTTATGAAAATCGTGGACTGCCTGAAGCTCGAAATCGTGGAATCGCCAATGCAACAGGAGATTTTATTACATTTATCGATGCTGATGACTTGTGGACGCCTGACAAACTAGAGTTGCAATTAGCTGTTTTACAACAACATCCAGAAGCTGATGCAGTTTATAGCTGGACTTTATATTTAAATGAAGAAGGGACAGCTTTTCATCAAGGAGAGCAACTCTATTTTCAAGGTAATGTTTTGCCTCAATTGTTGTTGAGTAATTTTATCGCCAGCGGTTCTAATATTATGATACGCAAGCAAGCGATCGCATCGATAGGATACTTCGATCCTGCATTACGCTCTTGCGAAGATTGGGACTATTGGCTGCGTTTAGCAGCTAAATGTGCTTTTGCTGTCGTACCTAAGTATCAAATTATCTACCGCCAATCCACCACTGCCATGTCATCAAAAGTTGAAGTTATGGAGAAACATCTCTTGACTGTTTGCGAGCGTGGATTTCGCCTAGCGCCTTTAGAACTCCAGGTTCTCAAAAATCAAAGCTTAGCTAATATATATGAGTTTTTAGCTCATTTATGCTTGAGTTATATTGCTGGTAGTAACGGAGCTAAACAAGCATATCAAAAGCTTCGGCAAGCAATTCGTTTGCATCCTTCACTATTGTTAACTAAAAAAACGCAAGTACTGCTAATAAAAATTTGTTTATTGTTGCTAGTCTCTCCAAAATTTTCTGAGTTCATTCTGCAGGAAATTAAAATGCTTCGAGCTAAAAAACTTGATTTTATTAATACTTTTACATAG
- a CDS encoding sulfotransferase yields MQANKIKVLYIAGYSFSGSTILANVLGEITGFFSAGELRCIWKENLIKNFRCGCGSRFYDCSFWQQVFDKYPGGMQNINAQEIVDLQEKRKHFPLMLLPGNQQLLKSKFRKYLSSIEKLYQAIQSTTGSEVIIDSSKSPLYSYTLSMLPTIDLYVVHLVRDPRAVQYSCIKRKMRKKHRWEEHSIVEGCLTWNACNSAIELFWHSSPKHYLRLHYEDFIQRPKAALQQILQLIQVEVTHLPIEEENIVNLTTNHTAIGNNNRFKAGVTQLQIDEQWKERMNLEDRHKVTYLTWPWLLYYGYLTQNKFNSN; encoded by the coding sequence ATGCAAGCTAACAAAATTAAAGTACTTTATATCGCTGGCTACTCATTTAGTGGAAGTACTATTCTTGCTAATGTCTTAGGAGAAATTACAGGCTTTTTTTCTGCTGGAGAACTGCGTTGTATTTGGAAAGAAAACTTAATTAAAAACTTTCGGTGTGGATGTGGTAGTAGATTTTATGACTGTAGTTTTTGGCAACAAGTCTTTGATAAATATCCTGGAGGCATGCAAAACATTAATGCTCAAGAGATAGTAGACTTACAAGAAAAGCGCAAGCATTTTCCTTTAATGTTACTTCCTGGAAATCAACAACTATTAAAATCTAAGTTTAGGAAATATTTATCAAGTATTGAAAAGCTCTATCAAGCGATTCAGTCAACGACTGGCAGCGAAGTTATTATTGATTCTTCTAAATCTCCTTTGTATAGTTACACACTTAGTATGCTGCCGACAATTGATTTATATGTTGTTCATCTCGTTCGCGATCCTCGTGCGGTGCAATACTCATGCATAAAGCGCAAAATGCGTAAAAAACATCGCTGGGAAGAGCATAGTATTGTTGAGGGATGTCTGACTTGGAATGCTTGCAACTCAGCAATAGAGCTATTTTGGCATTCTTCACCCAAGCACTACTTAAGATTACACTACGAAGATTTTATTCAAAGACCCAAAGCAGCTTTACAACAGATTCTTCAGTTAATTCAAGTGGAAGTTACACACCTACCTATTGAAGAAGAAAATATAGTAAATCTTACAACTAATCATACAGCAATAGGAAATAATAATCGCTTCAAAGCTGGAGTCACTCAGCTTCAAATTGACGAACAATGGAAAGAACGAATGAATCTTGAAGATCGGCACAAGGTTACTTATTTAACATGGCCCTGGCTTTTGTATTATGGCTATCTAACTCAAAATAAATTCAACTCAAATTAG